The window CTTCTGGTTCGTGGGCCGGCGCGCGCTGATCGACGGGCTCCTGGACCGCCACGTAGTTCGCCCGGAGCCGCGCGTCCTGGACCTGGGGTGCGGCACCGGGCTGATGCTGCAACGCCTGGAGCGCCGCGGATGCCGTGCGGTGGGGGTGGACATGCGTCCCGAAGGGCTGCGCCACCTCCGCCAGGCCAGCCCCGGCTCGCCCACGGTGCAGGCGGACGCGACTCACCTTCCATTCGCGGGGGACTCCTTCGACGCGCTGCTGCTGCTGGACATCGTGGAGCACGTGGACGACCGCGCGCTGCTCGCGGAGGTCCGCCGCGTCCTGCGGCCGGGCGGTGTGGCCGTGCTGACCGTGCCCGCCTTCCCCTGGCTCTGGAGCTACCGCGACGAGGCCGCGGGGCACCTGCGCCGCTACACCCGGCGCGGCCTCATGGGAAGCCTGGCCGGGGCGGGACTCGCGATCAGGGAGGTGCGCTACTACCAGTTCCTCCTCTTTCCATTGGTGGTCGTGAGCCGCTGGCTCGGCCGCCGGGGCGCCGCGATGAGAGACGCGGAGGAGCGGCCGGGCGGTGCTCTCAATGCGCTGCTCTCGCGAGTCAACCGGGCGGAGGCGGCGCTGGGCCGGTTCGTGCCCTGGCCGTGGGGCTCCTCGCTCGCGGCGGTGTGCGTGAAGGAGTGAGCCCGGTGCGCGACTTCGGTCTT of the Longimicrobium sp. genome contains:
- a CDS encoding class I SAM-dependent methyltransferase, yielding MHLGFTSERLAQLARMERWHFWFVGRRALIDGLLDRHVVRPEPRVLDLGCGTGLMLQRLERRGCRAVGVDMRPEGLRHLRQASPGSPTVQADATHLPFAGDSFDALLLLDIVEHVDDRALLAEVRRVLRPGGVAVLTVPAFPWLWSYRDEAAGHLRRYTRRGLMGSLAGAGLAIREVRYYQFLLFPLVVVSRWLGRRGAAMRDAEERPGGALNALLSRVNRAEAALGRFVPWPWGSSLAAVCVKE